ACACAATTCAAGCGATCACACTGGACCAACCTTATTTTAATCAACCCTTTGAGCAGATGTTCAGATCTAGTTCTGTTTCATTATAGGTTAAGGTTTAAGCCTCTAGGAAATGAATGTATAAAACCTATATCCCAATAATTAGGACGCTGTAAAATGCAACTAAACATGCACTGATGCGTGCAAACAAGGACGTGGACGTTGAACTGACAACACGCTGTGTGATGTACCATCAGCAGCACGTTTAAACATGCCTGAACAAcatgtttgctgctgtgttgcatCATCCCTTCTTTCAAGCGTTTGGGATTCAAAGCAAGCACATTTTCAAAGCAGAGTCAACATTTGATGTGTTGTCTTTGTGCTCTGTGAATTGAAAAGTGGCTTTTAATGGATTCACACTTCAGATAGTGATCATATTAAGTGAATATGTGCTTTGTGAGTTGGTGTGAAGTTGTCATGTGTACAGATTGTTGTTTGGCCGCATTTTAGCAGCTTCTCACAACTACAAAGTCTGTTTGAGGATTAAGACTTGATCTTGGAGCAGGGTTTTGGATTCATGTGGGGATGGATGTAGTGATGGTTGACCTAAGGATGAATGTCTAGGAAATATCAAGTGTCAACAAACCTCTACTGGGATCGTTTACTCAATAAAGTCAGAATTAGTTTTGTTGCTACTAATCTTTATTATCTTTTGCTCATTTGTATCTGATTTTTTCACAGTGACACAACCTACGTTGTAAATCTGCTCGCGCCAGACTCTCTTTGCTTCTCTTCATCTTTATCCTCATCTCTCTTTCTCAGGGTTGGTTTTGATTACACATATGTCTACGGGATTATTTACATGGATTGTTGTTTGTTTCGAAAGCACTTTTTTCGAGAAGCActtttggtttgtgtgtggtgGTGCCAGCAGCCGCCGCTGCTCCCTTGGAGGGGTGTTTGAATGTGAAGGTGAATGTTTGACTTAAATGAGTGACTTATGTAGAACCCCTTTCTTCAATTTTTTTTTGCCAAAGTGTGTCTTCCTGCTGGTCCACAGGTGGCTGTCCTGTGTGAAGAAGCCCCCTCTCCTGCAGTGGTCTTACAGGTCCACATTTAGCTCCTTGTTTGATCCCTCTTTTCATTCGTCTTagtgatgtgatgtgaattaTCAGCAGGGGGAGAGGATGCCACATGTCTAAGAAAGACTTTGAAGATTGCTCTCAGATCATGGGCAATTTTTGCTTTTATCTCCTCTGcgctttgagctgtttgaagTGGAACTGCAGAGAGTCGGTGTCAGGGTTAGAATAGGGGAAAAAACAGGGCTGTTTATTCATCAGGGTTGTGTACAGGGTCAGTCAGTAAGTCCTACAGACTTCCACCAAACTTAaggtatgtgcgtgcgtgcgtgataTTTAATGGCATGACATATGCTACTATCATCTTTAAGTGCCAATAAGTTTGCATATTAGCCTCATTCACCTCATTGGGTGTGTGCTGCGTTAAGCAGCGTGTGCCTGGACTTTATTTAAGAGACAACAGCGGTCTGATCTTACACCTGTTGTCTGCTACTTACTGTACACTGAGgccatttaaagtttaaatctTTATTGCATTATAGCTTTGTGCGTGAGTGATGGGAGAATGTTCTGACAGACAGCCGTTTGCAAAATGCCTTTTTGTAAAGTGGACTGATGCTGGTGTCACTTTCTTTTTGTATCTTCTTTTCGTTTAGAGAGTACCGTGTCTGTTATTTGTCAAATTAGCTTGTACATTCAGATATGAACCTAATAAACATGTCCTGTAACGATGACGCACGAGTCTTGTTTGTCTCGCGGTCGACCTCCCGTCTTCCGGCTCCCAGCGCCGACCCGCAGCCCGTCACACGGGCCTCGCTGAGCTGCAGGCGAAAGTGAAAATGGGCTCATGTGACGGTGTGGGTAAAAGCTGAAGACTCCTTTTTGTCTTCATGCTCTTCTCATATTCACAGCACCTTTGCAGCTCGGACTCTCACCTGTGTGCCGTGTGTCCGTTCATTCCTCAGGCCTGATGTCAGAACCTCCCTCTAGGGGCTATAATTGATGTACGCACGCCCACTCCCTCCCTTCTGACCCCTTCTGTGCCTCTTTCCCATTTGATCCCACTCCAACACAGCAACGCCACCTTTTGCTTTTTCCATTCGCacccgtgtgcgtgtctgtgtggagcGCGCATACACGCGGCGAGGCAAGTTTGTGCGCagtgggaggaaaggaggaaggcgGAGTTGTTTTGTACTTTAATGTGCTGTAGAGAAACCTGACTGTCCGCttggagctgagaggaggagcctGTGGGGTGTGGGACTCCAGACAAAGGAGACCTATACACACTGACACTGGATCACTGGAGCAAAGGGAGCAGGAGACCGCTGAGGAGCTTCGCTTTCCACACAGCAGGCGATCCACAACTCCTCCACCACTTTTTGCTCAAGCCGTCGGGGAAGTTCACGGCGGGACCGGAGGGGGGAGCGTGCGCGTTTGTATGGATCCCTCCCTGAGCCGAGGAGTGTTTGCGCTGGAGCGGCAGTTAGCGTCTGCAGccagtgttcagtgtgtgggTTAGCATGTTTGGGATGGAAAAGTGGGGCTGGCACAACAATCAGCTCTGCTCTTAGCTTCACGCCATGGGGGGTTGCCATAGTTACCCCTCGGCTACGAAGGTAGACGACAAGACTCCTCAGCCTTCTGCCGTCGGCGGCCAGAAACTGTAAGTtgatcttctttttttttgtgtgtgcattcatgtttcctgtctgcaAATAAGTTTGAGTTTTAGCATTTTTGACTTTTGCTTCTCCCCATTTTTAAAGCCAACCTTAAGTGAACTGAGCTGCAAGAGCACTAATGATAGTGAAAATAGAAGATGTGGCTGCACATGGTTTACTGAGGAATGTTCTTCGgttacgtgcgtgtgtgcgtgtgtgtgtgtgtgtgtgtgtgtgttacatattTGCCTGATGGCATCAGTGAACGTGGATCCCTCCAACAGAGAGAACACATGTCGGGGAGACGCTTGAACCAAAAACGAGGAAAGCCTCTTGcaggaaaatgtttttgaatCCAGAGTCGCTGTGCAAATATTTGCTTCAGTGTGACTGCGGCTCATTATCCCCTGAGGGCGTAGGTAAAGGTAAACAGATGGCCGAGAGCTGGGTCACAGAGGAATGTGTTTACACTAAAACACTACATTACAAGTGTCTCCGGGGTTCGCGGCGGTTCCGTGTGGCCGAAGAGTTGATACCAGGGAGGGAGAACCCAGCAGGATGTTAACAGGAGAGGTTCCTGTGGACGTTCCAGGAGTCGGGTCACGGTCGAGGCCTCGCTGCTGCGCTGGAGCGTTTGCACAGCTAATGTTTACATTAGCGCCGCTTCCTTTCCgttctgcttctcctgacctttACGTAGGACAAAGAGCCATTAAACCGAGTCTGCCTGGCcagtccccacacacacacacacacacacacacacatacagagagtCCAGTGTTTCCCCTTATCACAAATAGGCAAGGTCACACTGAGTAAACTCTCAGCTGTTGTGCGCGTAGACGCCCACAAACCGAGCGTGGCAGCTGCTTGATTAGCCCACGTTCCGATCCAGGGAAGGATGTTGAGCAGAAGTCGCACACAGCAGAGCGACTCCGTCACCCGTCTCCTTTGCATAAAGTCAAATCGAGCAGGGCTCGCTCGCCAACGCGTGCCGGCGAACGTCATTAGTTGTGCGGACTCGCCTGCGAAGCAGATCCCAGGACGTCCCCCGGAGCTCAGACCTGATGGAGAGGATGCGTGAACGCAGCCGGCCCCAACACTCAGCCCTGATCCTGCACAATGTTAATGCACCTCCCCATTATTTGCGCTGCAGCAGTGAGCCTCATTAACTCTGGCTTAGAATTGACTGTCTTCATTACATTAACTGCAGGTTTATTggccctggtgtgtgtgtgtgtgtgtgtgtgtgtgtgtgtgtgtgtgtgtgtgtgtgtgtgtgtgtgtgtgtgtgtgtgtgtgtgtgtgtgtgtgtgtgtgtgtgtgtgtgtgtgtgtgtgtgtgtgtgtgtgtgtgtgtgtgtgtgtgtgagagactgagACTGTAAAACCGCGTTATCTaccggctgcagcaggagtgaTGATCCGCCGACCTATCGATCGCGTGTCGCGGCCGTATTTTCTGTCTTCTCCCCGTGGCTCCGCTCCGTTTAACTCTGCACTGTCCTCTCAAGGGGAATTAACAACAATAACCTGGAGGAGCGTCCgtatctgcagcagcagaacgcgTGCCAGCGCGTCACGCACGCGGACATGTTCGCCCTCACGGCGCTGCCGCCCGGCGTGGACGAGGCCGAGTGGCTCGCCAGCAACAGTGAGTGGAGCCGCCTCATGGAAACGTTTAGTCGAGAGTCACGAAGTATGTACGATGTAACATCATCATCGCGCCGATTCCTTTCAGCTGTGGCGTTTTTCAAGCACATCAACCTGTTCTCCAGCGCACTGTGCGAGTTCTGCACTCCCAGCACCTGCCCCACTGCCTGTGGACCAGGCAACACGTACGTTacggagctcacacacacacacacacacacacacacacagggacagatCACCCACTTTAAAGGTCAAAACAGTGACCTGCAGTCGTCTTTTCATCCCCACATCCATCTCCAGGCCCTTAAACCAACAATAGCCAAGCAGTTGATGGAACGCCCTGTGGTTTAGCATTTTTAGCATATAGCTTTTATTCTGCACCACATTCTAATGTTTACGCTTAAGGTCGCGGCTGTTAAAGAGTAACCAGCTGCGTGTTGGCGTTGTCAGGGTGTATTTCTGGACCGATGACCACGGCAGGAAGCTGAAGTGCTCCGCTCCCCTGTACTTCGACTACGCCATGTCGTACATTCAGGACCTGCTGACTGACGAAGCCGTGTTCCCCACAAAAGCAGGTGAGCGTCCTGTTACGTCACCGGGCGCCTTGTTCCACGCCGCGTTCGGGTTTTGCTGCTAAGTcgctgtcttttgtttcacgTCTGTTTCCAGGTTCAGTGTTTCCGACGGGCTTTGTCTTTCTGGTCCAGaaggtgtttctgctgctgttcaggaCTCTGGCTCACATTTACTGGTCTCACTACAGAGAGACGCTGGCTCTGGGCCTGCATCCGCACCTCAACACGCTCTTCGCGCACCTCACGCTCTTCAGCCGGCAGCACGCGCTGCTGGAGCCGGAGGAAACGGAGCCCATGCGGGACCTCATCGCTGCTCTGGACACGTTTTAAGCACACGAGTATTTCCTTGTTCTGGCTGTTTGTGAAGCGACGCCTCTAACCAGACTTAAACATGTGTCAAGAAGAGTTTCCGCCTCCCGCTGTGTATATAGTCATTATCCGTCATTGTGATAACACGTGAAACCGCATGTTGGTATTTTAAGGGCTACAGTGCTGTATTATGTTTTAAGGTCAAGATCTTCAAGGTCGTTCACGTCTTCCTCAGAGGCCAAAAGTACAATACAGCGAATTTAACAGGTCTCTGGTGACTTTGCCAACAAGGCATAAAGCGATCCACGCAATTCAAAGTTAGCATACACAAAATGTGCCATTATTGCATATTGAACAACCCATAATGGGACTGTGTTGACACAAATGTGATTACATTGTCGTGACTGCATCTTTATTGAATAGccctgcttctctctgcacCTTTAGGTGTGATTCTGTactctggtaaaaaaaaaatgttcctgtATGCGATTGAACTGAAATAAAGGATATTGATTAAGTTCTGGATTAGTTCTAAATTTTTAAATTCAGGTTTAGTGAACAGCTGGAGGCAATGTGTTGATACAGtacataatataattatatcTGGATAAAAGGTGAACCGTATGtatgacataaaaaaaaatccagaagGTCCAGTTTTACCACTATTAGTAGATGCTGCTGTAGATGCCACTATGACAACAGTACATGACATCTTAGGAGCCATCAGGGCAGAGTTTATCTCAGAATCAGGGAGTGAATGTATTGTTTCACATGACCTGCAGTTCTTAGTTTCACCACACGGGGGAAGCCAAGCGCCACCATGCAGAGAGGACACATTAACCTAACAAAATCTTCATGTTCAATCAACCCTACACTGAATTAAACAGAATTGCTGTAGGTAATTACATTATATTAGTAACAACTAACAAATTTGAAGTATTTAGCAAggttctcatttttattttttcaaaccTTCAGGAAACTCCGCTTCATCTTCCCACGCGTGCTGTGATTTCTAAATGACAAATCTGAAATCAGGATTAAAAGTTTGCAAGAGATGCAACAAGAGTGTGTTAATCGTGTACGGGTGGCAGTGAATGTAGGTGTCTTGATTTCATCTCTGGTTTCAGGCCAAGGAGTCCAGCAGACACAAGGCCcgaagactgaaactgaaactCAGCCGCTGCAATGAGCCCAAAGCATCTTTGTCTGTTGGGAAAAGCTcagcgtggacacacacacacacacacacacacacacacacacacacacacactgaggtcaATGGAAAGGATAGACACGAGACGTGTTAATGCACATGCTGGACTGAGTTGGAAACTGAGCTTAGAAGGTAATACAGCAAAGCGCTGAGTCACACGCACTCGGTGCTTTAATTAAGGCTCATACAGAGCATTCTTTAATCAGGCTCAGACTGGAGGCTTCTCATCTGTGTCCTTCTTCACAAAAACATAAGAGTACAATTGTTATAGGAGGAAAACGAGGAGAGCAGGTTCACAGCGACCAACACTCAACCAGACCTCCTCTCTGTGGCTTTGTCTTAATGGTAACTCAAAACCTTCGTCTTCGGACTCCTAGAAATCACGAGACACCAGGCGCCAGGTTACACAACTTACACATACACTACACACAGTCTGGTCTTTAAATATGACATGTGTCCATCGGCTTCCATCTTCTTTAATCTAAAACAGGGGTTGGTGGGGTTTTTATCTTTCTTTTTATTGAGAATGGACCTCATTGTAAAGTCAAATGCCAGGTTTTACAAAAGTCACAAAAAATAAACTTAGACTCAaccaacaataaaaaacaacagcacacaATAATATTTAAGGAGCATTCGTTGTAGCGTGTTGTTCTTACCTGAATTATGAGTACAGTTTTTTAGTGTGTACAGCATCAGGTTGTTTTGAAATGACCTTAAAGGTCAGAGTCGCTCCGGACACAAATGGAGCTTCAGTGATAAAAGCCTGAACCGTCACATAAAACACAAAGGGAAAGCGCAGCTCCGTCTTCAGCTCCATAACCGAGAACAAGTGCGTGTCCAGGGGTAAATTAAGTGGGGAGGGGTTCTTGAGTGGGACAGACAATTAgcctccctcccttccccttcctccctcctcccccgccctccccctcctccctcaatCAGCCTTTATAAACGCAGCGGCTCCGGGAGAGACCTCCAATGGGTTCCGCGCACTCTCTCCGCGTGCCGCTGCGCTAAAGGTGCGCGAGGCCAGCGCGCACGTGCCGCCACAGCCGAGCCCGTCGACGCGGAGCCCTTCACATGTTAGAGGCAACTCTCCCACACCTGCTGCCGGTTCGGTCCGTATCCTGCTGCGTCCCGTGAAGACTCCGCGGGGCGCGCGTCCGCCGCGCGCCGCCATGCGCGCGCTCCCGCCGGCGTGGCTGtgcctggtgctgctgccgctcgggATCCAGTCCCTGGTTGTGACCCACAGACACAGGTACCGTAGCGGCGACGCACCCACCTACGAACGGCTCGAGCGCGTGCGGTTTCTGCGTCGATTGTCGGTATAATGGTTGTTTTCGAGCAGCAATGTAAAAGCGTCGCCCTTTGTGTTATAGTGAACTGAAAACAaattgattgactgattgaGGGGCCGTTTAAAGGGGCCACACTGGTGGATGCATTTAAACTCCGCTGCTTCTCACTGGCCGTGTGGCAGTCATTAATGTGAGAAAACCTGTAACCGCATAATGAGGTAAttcctcccagcagcaggaggtgagacAGAGGTGAGGCCGCTTTAGTGGGATTTGGGACATGGATACATGTGCATACCGAGGGGCACGGTGATAATCTGCATCTCAGACCTGAACCAGACGCATCAGCAGCCTCTGTTGTGGAGGAACAAGGCCTCTTACTACATTATTCAGATTTTAATGTGTTACAGGGAGATTATGGAGGTTTGAGTCTTATAtaagagggttttttttaaatagtttttagaAACTTTAATCCCTTATTACTCTGAATTAGTCCAAAGTTCAGGTGCTAAAGAGACATAATATGTATAATCTTTCAATAATCAACAATTATCAGGAATGCAAATAAAGCAAAGGGAGAGGAGAATgacaataatataaaaaaagaaaacgctttctgagaaacagaggagagagtAATGAGTGGACACAGTGGGGATCTGAACAAAACGTTTTCTATTTGGcaagaagagtgtgtgtgtgtgtgtgtgtgtgtgtgtgtgtgtgtgtgtgtgtgtgtgtgtgtgtggggcgcCTCATGCTGCGCTCTAACTTGGGAGGAATGTTGGAGAAGCTCCTTACTTACTCCCAAACTCTCCACAGATTCACAACCAGGACGGGGACAATACGCACTCATGcacgcgaggggggggggcagataaAGAGAGAGGAAGTGGGGAACGAcggctagctgttagctgtaaCCGCTACACATTGCACCGGTGCAATATTAGCTGTCCAAGGCCACACCATAACCTGCCAGGACACAGGATCCATTAAAACCAGGCGAAGCAACAGAGTTGGACAATCTCACAAGCTTTAAGTCAGTGAACAAATGTTGGCACCGGTCAGAATACCAGCGAGGATTAGTAGCAGGATAAAGATCATTAGTTTTTCTAACCCACTtttcagaacaaacaaacatttttagcTCATCTCCCTCCGGTCACCGTTAGATGGTGAAACAGGCAGCCACTTCACACGTGTCACCTGTGGCTGGTTCAGGGCCGGGTCCGGGTCCATCCGACCGGCTCTCCAGTGTCTGAGAGTGAACGGCATGAGAAAACCTATTGTGACGGCGTGAGACTGGAGCTGAGCCAGGCAGCAGGGAGGTGAGAAAGCAGCCACTCAGGGCCCGCATTCATGGGAGCAGGTAGAGTAGGAGACACTTGGCGAGGCGGCGAAGCGGCTCACGCTCACGCACTGAGTCGCTGTGTTTCTAAACCTGcccctcgtctctgtctctcagctggAAGAACCCGAAGCCTCCTCCCACCAGCGTCCTGCCCGCTGCCTCTCATCACCCGGCGTCTGCTGACGACTCCATCGCTCAGGGAGACGGAGCGATGCCCCGGGGGGCGGCGCCGGTGCCGTCCGACCCCCCGCGGGGCCGGCGGCGCGGGCCGCGGGGTCGTCGCCATGCCAACGGCGGCGTCGGCAGGGGCCACGGCCGCCTGATGAGGGTGGGCTGCGTCCTGGGCACCTGTCAGGTTCAGAACCTCAGCCATCGTCTCTACCAGCTGATTGgacagagcgggagagagaacTCCTCCCCCATGAACCCTCGGAGCCCCCACAGCTACGGCTAGAGGCCGCACACACAAATCCAGCCTGGCGCCGCGCGGTGTGGGAGGCATCAGTCTGCTTTATTCCAGCTGGGCTTGGGCTGTAAATCGTCAGTGCATCAGCAGCGTTATGGTTTCAGTAGGTGGATGAATGAGTTACAGACTAACACCAACATTTCAGCTTTACTTCATCAAGTTGGGACACGCAGGACTTCCAGCGCGCGGCGTCGGCGTCATCGGCCAGTACCACCAGTTACGTCGGCGCTGGCCCAAACCCAGAGGAAGCGCCAGTCGAAGCCCGTTCACCTGAGGGCCCACGACTACATAGAGACGCATGGAAGCACTTTAAACTTCTTTATATTCTGTATGActtgaatattaaaaatgtgttatttaaCTTTTAACCCTTTAACTCTGTGTCTCTCAATGTACTGTATTGATCAGTGCAACTAATATGATCAT
The genomic region above belongs to Betta splendens chromosome 6, fBetSpl5.4, whole genome shotgun sequence and contains:
- the adm2b gene encoding protein ADM2, whose protein sequence is MRALPPAWLCLVLLPLGIQSLVVTHRHSWKNPKPPPTSVLPAASHHPASADDSIAQGDGAMPRGAAPVPSDPPRGRRRGPRGRRHANGGVGRGHGRLMRVGCVLGTCQVQNLSHRLYQLIGQSGRENSSPMNPRSPHSYG